A section of the Triticum dicoccoides isolate Atlit2015 ecotype Zavitan chromosome 7A, WEW_v2.0, whole genome shotgun sequence genome encodes:
- the LOC119333367 gene encoding uncharacterized protein LOC119333367, with protein sequence MEGLDVDDVFHHYRLSPTEVDAVTYYLPRLLSGETLHGVDKLIHRANISGCEPKDLAARYAPVPQAVSSGDRFFFTTCKSKNGSKHQSVRGAGTGTWTIQKTTEICHAGVKVGEVKNLSFKKKGKSTGWVMEEYRCLLPEATVSDGVKVFCKMHLAQHAPDAARQESEAYKLQQPQPEAVTQSTHAQKRPATAAAAEPHPARPQKRMRGAVPVPAPATSSFTAAAPVFLPDESVPEADDDMARFCCTIDELLGSQAEENLPVGATNSIEQNFYLEPEGLFADAAEEIVPLEADELEFLRTFLDEEAEESTNDKSSIAQDVGTYKPPPPIIFHDPFEAAWKAKRRWRRRRGAMPRPIFTLEGTATSSRLQVSTKSDVEIAFKVYTRILTG encoded by the coding sequence ATGGAGGGGCTCGACGTCGACGACGTCTTCCACCACTACCGGCTGAGCCCTACGGAAGTGGACGCCGTCACCTACTACCTACCACGCCTCCTCTCCGGCGAGACGCTGCACGGCGTCGACAAGCTCATCCACCGCGCCAACATCTCCGGCTGCGAGCCCAAGGATCTGGCCGCCCGGTACGCGCCCGTGCCGCAGGCCGTGAGCAGCGGCGACCGGTTCTTCTTCACCACGTGCAAGAGCAAGAACGGGAGCAAGCACCAGAGCGTGCGCGGCGCCGGCACCGGCACCTGGACCATCCAGAAGACCACGGAGATTTGCCACGCGGGAGTCAAGGTCGGCGAGGTCAAGAACCTGtccttcaagaagaagggcaagtccacCGGCTGGGTCATGGAGGAGTACCGGTGCCTGCTGCCGGAGGCCACCGTCAGCGACGGGGTGAAGGTCTTCTGCAAGATGCACTTGGCTCAGCATGCCCCTGACGCGGCCCGACAGGAATCGGAGGCGTACAAGCTTCAACAACCGCAACCGGAGGCCGTGACCCAGAGCACGCACGCGCAGAAGAGGCCAGCGACCGCTGCCGCCGCCGAGCCTCATCCGGCGCGCCCTCAGAAGAGGATGCGCGGTGCCGTCCCGGTCCCGGCACCTGCCACATCGTCGTTCACCGCTGCAGCACCGGTTTTCTTGCCGGATGAATCCGTACCTGAAGCTGACGACGACATGGCCCGGTTCTGTTGCACAATCGATGAGCTTCTCGGGTCACAAGCGGAGGAAAATCTCCCGGTCGGAGCTACTAACAGCATCGAACAGAACTTCTACTTGGAACCAGAGGGGCTTTTCGCTGATGCTGCAGAAGAAATCGTCCCGCTCGAAGCTGACGAGCTGGAGTTCCTTAGGACCTTCCTCGATGAAGAAGCAGAAGAGTCGACGAACGACAAGTCATCCATTGCCCAAGACGTGGGGACTTacaagccgccgccgccgatcaTCTTCCATGATCCATTTGAAGCAGCGTGGAAGGCGAAGAGGCGCTGGAGAAGGAGAAGAGGTGCAATGCCGCGGCCAATCTTCACGCTGGAGGGCACAGCAACTTCTTCTCGCCTGCAAGTGTCTACTAAGTCCGATGTTGAAATTGCTTTCAAAGTGTATACGAGGATACTCACTGGCTGA